The following coding sequences are from one Macaca mulatta isolate MMU2019108-1 chromosome 7, T2T-MMU8v2.0, whole genome shotgun sequence window:
- the LOC710516 gene encoding ADP-ribosylation factor 1-like isoform X3 → MPGSEQQPLRCPRPASFHLSTSMGNIFVNLFTGLFGKKEMRILVASLDAVGKTTILYKLKLGEIVTTIPATGLIFVVDSNDRERVNEAREELMRMLAEDELRDAVLLVFANKQDLPNAMNAAEITDKLGLHFLCHRNWYIQATCATSGDGLYEGPDWLSNQLRNQK, encoded by the exons ATGCCTGGCTCGGAGCAGCAGCCTCTGAGGTGTCCCCGGCCAGCGTCCTTCCACCTGTCCACAAGCATGGGGAACATCTTCGTCAACCTCTTCACGGGCCTTTTTGGCAAAAAAGAAATGCGCATCCTCGTGGCGAGTCTGGATGCTGTGGGGAAGACCACGATCCTGTACAAGCTTAAGCTGGGTGAGATCGTGACCACCATTCCCGCCACAG GCCTGATCTTCGTGGTGGACAGCAATGACAGAGAACGCGTGAACGAGGCCCGTGAGGAGCTCATGAGGATGCTGGCCGAGGACGAGCTCCGGGATGCTGTCCTCCTAGTGTTCGCCAACAAGCAGGACCTCCCCAATGCCATGAATGCGGCTGAGATCACAGACAAGCTGGGGCTGCACTTCCTATGCCACAGGAACTGGTACATTCAGGCCACCTGTGCCACCAGCGGTGACGGGCTCTATGAAGGACCAGACTGGCTGTCCAATCAGCTCCGGAACCAGAAGTGA
- the LOC710516 gene encoding ADP-ribosylation factor 1-like isoform X2: protein MPGSEQQPLRCPRPASFHLSTSMGNIFVNLFTGLFGKKEMRILVASLDAVGKTTILYKLKLGEIVTTIPATGFSVETVEYKNISFTVWDVGGQDKIRPLWHHYFQNTQGLIFVVDSNDRERVNEAREELMRMLAEDELRDAITDKLGLHFLCHRNWYIQATCATSGDGLYEGPDWLSNQLRNQK, encoded by the exons ATGCCTGGCTCGGAGCAGCAGCCTCTGAGGTGTCCCCGGCCAGCGTCCTTCCACCTGTCCACAAGCATGGGGAACATCTTCGTCAACCTCTTCACGGGCCTTTTTGGCAAAAAAGAAATGCGCATCCTCGTGGCGAGTCTGGATGCTGTGGGGAAGACCACGATCCTGTACAAGCTTAAGCTGGGTGAGATCGTGACCACCATTCCCGCCACAGGCTTCAGCGTGGAAACCGTGGAGTACAAGAACATCAGCTTCACTGTGTGGGACGTGGGTGGCCAGGACAAGATCCGGCCCCTGTGGCACCACTACTTCCAGAACACACAAGGCCTGATCTTCGTGGTGGACAGCAATGACAGAGAACGCGTGAACGAGGCCCGTGAGGAGCTCATGAGGATGCTGGCCGAGGACGAGCTCCGGGATGCT ATCACAGACAAGCTGGGGCTGCACTTCCTATGCCACAGGAACTGGTACATTCAGGCCACCTGTGCCACCAGCGGTGACGGGCTCTATGAAGGACCAGACTGGCTGTCCAATCAGCTCCGGAACCAGAAGTGA
- the LOC710516 gene encoding ADP-ribosylation factor 1-like isoform X1, with protein MPGSEQQPLRCPRPASFHLSTSMGNIFVNLFTGLFGKKEMRILVASLDAVGKTTILYKLKLGEIVTTIPATGFSVETVEYKNISFTVWDVGGQDKIRPLWHHYFQNTQGLIFVVDSNDRERVNEAREELMRMLAEDELRDAVLLVFANKQDLPNAMNAAEITDKLGLHFLCHRNWYIQATCATSGDGLYEGPDWLSNQLRNQK; from the coding sequence ATGCCTGGCTCGGAGCAGCAGCCTCTGAGGTGTCCCCGGCCAGCGTCCTTCCACCTGTCCACAAGCATGGGGAACATCTTCGTCAACCTCTTCACGGGCCTTTTTGGCAAAAAAGAAATGCGCATCCTCGTGGCGAGTCTGGATGCTGTGGGGAAGACCACGATCCTGTACAAGCTTAAGCTGGGTGAGATCGTGACCACCATTCCCGCCACAGGCTTCAGCGTGGAAACCGTGGAGTACAAGAACATCAGCTTCACTGTGTGGGACGTGGGTGGCCAGGACAAGATCCGGCCCCTGTGGCACCACTACTTCCAGAACACACAAGGCCTGATCTTCGTGGTGGACAGCAATGACAGAGAACGCGTGAACGAGGCCCGTGAGGAGCTCATGAGGATGCTGGCCGAGGACGAGCTCCGGGATGCTGTCCTCCTAGTGTTCGCCAACAAGCAGGACCTCCCCAATGCCATGAATGCGGCTGAGATCACAGACAAGCTGGGGCTGCACTTCCTATGCCACAGGAACTGGTACATTCAGGCCACCTGTGCCACCAGCGGTGACGGGCTCTATGAAGGACCAGACTGGCTGTCCAATCAGCTCCGGAACCAGAAGTGA